A stretch of Orientia tsutsugamushi DNA encodes these proteins:
- a CDS encoding MFS transporter, which translates to MQIWLLGFISGFTLLINSNTLNFWLASEGISKSNIGLFSIIFLPYSINFLWAPLLDSKKIICLSHVLGHRISWLVIIQLLLAISIFIMSHLSPATELYMISIVAFIISVLSSTQNVVLGAIRSSIVQSNKQGLFSGVYIFGYRVAMIISGSGAMYYSTVISWKSIYQIFSLIIILFSIILIVFAKEFNHTDSNNLQIENTQLQINKSPMSLAFFFTELTKHIGSFRTVLVLLVFLIVCRIPDNFIWTMLNSFFLEIGFTTKEIAFAGKFLGTISAICGGLIASRIMHKITILDGLIYFGFLHAISHSCFIILDVFGKNLSILVIVNIFESLTGGMVMSSYIALISSLCKGYYRSTQYSFLSSMMGISRIFPVIAGYIIEAIGWRWFFVIVTINAILAVILAKLLAKILKT; encoded by the coding sequence TTGCAAATTTGGTTACTAGGGTTTATTAGCGGCTTTACTCTACTAATTAATAGCAATACACTAAACTTTTGGCTAGCGTCAGAAGGTATCAGCAAATCAAATATTGGACTATTTTCGATCATATTTTTACCCTACTCTATAAATTTTCTCTGGGCGCCTTTACTAGACTCAAAAAAGATAATTTGCCTTTCACATGTTTTAGGACATAGAATAAGTTGGTTAGTTATCATTCAGTTGTTGCTTGCTATAAGCATATTTATTATGAGTCATTTATCTCCAGCAACTGAACTATATATGATCAGTATAGTAGCGTTTATAATCTCAGTTTTAAGTTCAACACAAAATGTAGTATTAGGTGCAATTCGATCTTCAATAGTGCAAAGTAATAAACAAGGACTATTTTCCGGAGTATATATCTTTGGTTATAGAGTTGCTATGATAATTTCTGGATCAGGAGCAATGTACTATTCAACAGTTATCAGCTGGAAAAGCATCTATCAGATTTTTTCTTTAATAATTATATTATTTTCTATAATACTAATAGTCTTTGCTAAAGAATTCAACCATACAGATTCAAACAATCTTCAAATCGAAAATACACAATTGCAAATAAATAAATCTCCTATGTCATTAGCTTTTTTTTTTACTGAGCTAACTAAGCACATAGGTTCATTTAGAACAGTACTAGTATTATTAGTATTTTTAATTGTTTGTAGAATACCGGATAACTTTATTTGGACTATGCTAAACTCTTTTTTTTTAGAGATAGGTTTTACGACTAAGGAAATAGCTTTTGCTGGAAAATTTTTAGGAACAATTAGTGCTATTTGTGGTGGACTAATAGCTAGTCGTATTATGCATAAAATAACAATATTAGATGGTCTAATTTATTTTGGATTTTTACATGCTATATCTCATTCTTGTTTCATTATTTTAGATGTTTTTGGCAAAAATTTAAGTATATTGGTAATAGTTAATATATTTGAAAGCTTAACTGGAGGCATGGTAATGTCTAGTTATATTGCTTTAATTAGTTCATTATGCAAAGGTTATTATAGATCAACTCAATATTCTTTTCTAAGTTCTATGATGGGAATATCAAGAATTTTTCCAGTCATAGCTGGGTACATAATTGAAGCTATAGGTTGGCGATGGTTCTTTGTTATCGTAACAATTAATGCTATATTAGCTGTCATACTAGCTAAATTGCTAGCAAAAATTTTAAAAACTTGA
- a CDS encoding sodium:solute symporter: MNNKLLLVAAILTISVGGGTIFGIAEKTFSDSCAWGYGLIFAVVADILIALLVIPQFSHHHGFISIGDITYKHYGNYGRIITGIGAVLCAIGYLAAQISVSGKIFEFIFGIKCSESLILSYLIIIIYTAVEGSKAVTTTYLLRFVAMVLAIFVVPAVGSYKLGIDNIVNQILPIKYSLYNSELVWSTIKIALCFSIMGFQPSLIQKVLANGSTTEIKHAIIIKSCLYIFFIICIAVNGLITFYVVPPQSAAMPLLIMLDSFFSPTVQGILLVGLLSITIATAQTNLSVISISMVNDIINPLIQLNKPTVSFLLTQVITIISGSISICVALNFYSVIDLVIFMSGFWTAPLLVPIILGLFDIKISTKAFICSSLLGLSLFIIWEYYSLSSIFGVSGGLIGTIANFLCFILVKLTKVRYKKWILDIAKPL; this comes from the coding sequence ATGAATAATAAATTGCTACTTGTTGCTGCCATTTTAACTATTTCAGTTGGAGGAGGAACTATATTTGGCATCGCCGAAAAAACTTTTAGTGACAGTTGCGCATGGGGATATGGTCTAATATTTGCAGTAGTAGCTGATATCTTAATAGCATTGCTAGTTATCCCTCAATTCAGCCATCATCATGGATTTATTAGCATTGGCGATATTACATATAAGCATTATGGTAACTATGGGCGAATTATTACTGGCATTGGAGCAGTTTTATGCGCAATAGGATATCTTGCTGCACAAATTAGTGTTAGCGGAAAGATTTTTGAGTTTATATTTGGAATTAAATGCTCAGAAAGTTTGATATTAAGCTATCTAATAATTATCATTTATACTGCTGTTGAAGGAAGTAAAGCTGTCACTACTACTTACCTGTTAAGGTTTGTAGCTATGGTATTAGCAATTTTTGTAGTTCCTGCTGTAGGAAGTTATAAACTAGGCATTGACAATATAGTAAATCAAATCTTACCAATAAAATATTCTTTATACAATTCAGAATTAGTATGGAGTACTATTAAAATAGCTTTATGTTTTTCTATTATGGGGTTTCAGCCAAGTCTGATTCAAAAAGTATTAGCAAATGGTAGTACAACAGAAATTAAGCATGCAATTATTATCAAATCTTGCTTATATATATTTTTTATAATCTGCATTGCAGTTAATGGCTTGATAACATTTTATGTTGTACCGCCACAGTCAGCTGCTATGCCTTTGCTAATTATGCTTGACAGCTTTTTTTCACCAACAGTCCAAGGAATTTTACTAGTAGGATTATTATCTATCACTATTGCTACAGCTCAAACTAATCTTAGCGTTATATCAATTAGTATGGTTAATGACATAATCAATCCATTAATTCAGCTTAATAAGCCAACTGTATCGTTTTTGCTAACACAAGTTATTACTATAATTAGTGGCAGCATTTCTATATGCGTAGCACTAAATTTTTATAGTGTAATTGATCTTGTAATATTTATGAGTGGTTTCTGGACTGCTCCTTTATTAGTACCAATTATTTTAGGATTATTTGATATAAAAATTAGTACTAAAGCTTTCATATGCAGCAGCTTATTAGGATTATCGCTGTTCATTATATGGGAATATTATAGCTTATCATCAATTTTTGGCGTGTCTGGTGGCTTAATTGGTACTATTGCTAACTTTTTATGCTTTATCTTAGTTAAATTAACCAAAGTTCGATATAAGAAATGGATCTTAGATATAGCTAAACCACTATAA
- a CDS encoding tyrosine-type recombinase/integrase: MPVKVFKFTQSALNEIKVPTKEEKIIKCRDIIQRNLLWIISYTGFRRFYLGINIGGIYYKIKIGDSPDLTVAKARKKIQQLKRDIANGINPMDERRKINKERREKREKRLKLKNELTFGQVHVKYIIEYSSLYHKSWKIMAQRVKRYLESLYNKKISEITKEDIQKIFDEITAMKHYVTANSILKLLSPIFNKAIEWGLLEKNPVCGIKRHKEESRSRYVTNEEMGRVMKVLAEKENSQLKEEQKQSKISEKLFLFTALFTAARSGNILAMRWDEISLSEKYGVYQKLRVKIVKLYM, translated from the coding sequence ATGCCAGTAAAAGTATTTAAATTTACACAATCAGCATTAAATGAAATAAAAGTACCAACCAAAGAAGAAAAAATAATCAAGTGTAGAGATATAATACAAAGGAACTTACTTTGGATAATATCATATACTGGATTTAGAAGATTTTATTTAGGAATAAACATTGGTGGCATATATTATAAAATAAAAATAGGAGATTCACCAGATCTAACGGTAGCAAAAGCTAGAAAAAAGATACAGCAGTTAAAAAGGGATATTGCTAACGGAATAAATCCAATGGATGAAAGACGGAAGATAAATAAAGAAAGAAGAGAAAAAAGAGAGAAGAGGCTTAAATTAAAGAATGAACTAACATTCGGACAGGTGCATGTAAAATATATTATTGAATATAGTAGTCTTTATCATAAAAGTTGGAAGATAATGGCTCAAAGAGTAAAGAGGTATCTAGAATCTTTATACAATAAAAAGATATCAGAGATTACCAAAGAAGATATTCAGAAAATTTTTGATGAAATAACAGCAATGAAACACTATGTAACAGCAAACAGTATTCTAAAACTGTTAAGCCCTATATTTAATAAGGCTATAGAGTGGGGATTATTAGAAAAGAATCCTGTATGTGGAATAAAAAGGCACAAAGAGGAATCAAGATCTAGATATGTAACAAATGAAGAAATGGGAAGAGTCATGAAAGTGCTGGCAGAGAAAGAAAATAGTCAATTAAAAGAAGAGCAAAAACAATCAAAGATATCAGAAAAACTGTTTTTATTTACAGCTTTATTCACAGCAGCTCGTAGTGGCAATATATTAGCAATGAGATGGGACGAGATAAGCCTTAGCGAAAAATATGGTGTATACCAAAAACTAAGAGTAAAAATAGTAAAACTCTATATGTAG
- a CDS encoding site-specific integrase — MKNNGETLDTISQILGHSNTNITKIYIIHSLAKAKIATNKVVENMLSIFGPNVCLNEILSGIVP; from the coding sequence ATGAAAAATAATGGTGAAACACTAGATACAATATCTCAAATATTAGGACATAGTAATACTAACATAACTAAAATTTATATTATACATAGTTTAGCTAAGGCAAAAATCGCTACAAATAAAGTTGTTGAAAATATGCTGAGTATATTCGGTCCCAATGTTTGTTTAAACGAGATACTATCTGGAATAGTGCCATAA
- a CDS encoding zinc-binding dehydrogenase: MHKQKLYRITYGNSNPSFELVEADIPTPKDDEILIKHTAIGINFQDYEHYKKTLVSISNPVITNNEKSLGVYSNIKQAIKSFLHNPSNQATQATQVSSDNNIASNNTFSNIVKITPGIEAVGIVHKIGKLVKDFQVGQRVGYCTVTDGAYSQYRTINSNYVFKIQDSISDEAAAANLVKGMTAHYLMRRTFYVQPNMTILIHAASSAVGQTMLRLAKEYKATAIATVGNDDQEKKSILQNLECEYILNYNNPDWVKQVKEITNNKGVNVVYDCLGRQTVLESIDCLMPFGLMVLFGQITGSVNTIDPQLLTQKSLFFTMPQLQYYKQDNIELLLSALEVFALIEKGVLPKKANQIYQFDNIVQAMHDIENHRNLGTKIVLL, encoded by the coding sequence ATGCATAAACAAAAATTATACCGTATAACTTATGGTAATAGTAATCCAAGTTTTGAATTAGTTGAGGCAGATATTCCTACTCCAAAAGATGATGAAATACTAATTAAACACACTGCTATTGGAATTAATTTTCAAGATTATGAACATTATAAAAAAACTTTAGTTTCTATATCTAACCCAGTTATAACAAATAATGAGAAATCGCTTGGAGTGTACAGCAACATCAAGCAAGCAATTAAGTCTTTTTTACATAATCCTTCTAATCAAGCTACTCAGGCTACTCAAGTAAGCAGTGATAATAATATTGCATCAAATAATACATTTAGTAATATTGTTAAAATCACACCTGGCATAGAAGCAGTAGGTATAGTGCATAAAATAGGGAAATTAGTTAAAGATTTTCAAGTAGGGCAACGAGTTGGCTATTGCACAGTTACAGATGGAGCATATAGCCAATATAGAACAATAAATTCTAACTATGTTTTTAAAATTCAAGATTCTATATCTGATGAAGCAGCAGCAGCAAATTTAGTCAAAGGAATGACTGCTCATTATTTGATGAGAAGAACTTTTTATGTACAGCCAAATATGACTATACTAATTCATGCTGCTAGTAGCGCTGTTGGTCAAACAATGCTTAGACTTGCGAAAGAATATAAGGCTACAGCAATAGCTACTGTAGGCAATGACGACCAAGAAAAGAAATCGATTCTTCAAAATCTTGAATGTGAGTATATATTAAATTATAATAACCCCGATTGGGTAAAGCAAGTAAAAGAAATTACTAATAATAAAGGAGTTAATGTAGTTTATGATTGTTTAGGGCGACAAACTGTTTTAGAATCTATTGACTGTTTAATGCCATTTGGACTAATGGTTCTTTTTGGTCAAATTACTGGTAGCGTTAATACAATTGATCCGCAATTACTAACTCAAAAATCTTTATTTTTTACAATGCCACAATTACAGTATTATAAACAAGATAATATAGAGCTTTTGCTTAGTGCTCTAGAAGTATTTGCTCTAATAGAAAAGGGAGTATTACCTAAGAAAGCAAATCAAATTTACCAATTTGATAACATAGTACAAGCAATGCATGATATAGAAAATCATAGAAATTTAGGTACTAAAATTGTACTGTTATAA
- the ccmE gene encoding cytochrome c maturation protein CcmE, with translation MYFKINSRFRIVFLLILSISCGVFLILRAFSQNIIFFYTPTVILSQSKEGVVVRVGGKVKHGSINKISPNENKFIITDNTSELQVYFKGILPPLFKEGQEVVAKGYMNQKLFIADDLLAKHDERYMPPESE, from the coding sequence ATGTATTTCAAAATAAATTCTAGGTTTAGAATTGTTTTTCTGCTCATTTTAAGTATTAGTTGCGGTGTATTTTTAATTTTACGTGCATTTTCTCAGAACATAATTTTTTTCTATACTCCTACAGTAATACTTTCACAGAGCAAGGAAGGAGTAGTTGTTCGAGTAGGTGGTAAGGTTAAACATGGATCAATTAATAAAATTTCTCCTAATGAAAATAAATTTATAATCACAGATAACACAAGTGAGTTGCAAGTTTATTTTAAGGGAATATTACCTCCTTTATTTAAAGAAGGGCAAGAAGTAGTTGCTAAAGGATATATGAATCAAAAACTATTTATAGCTGATGATTTGTTAGCAAAACATGATGAGAGATATATGCCCCCTGAAAGCGAGTAA
- a CDS encoding DUF1189 family protein produces MAVWSLDFYNDIRKRYIGYGFRYITAIVCLGAIAWLFAKLSMFKDVNDYLTRNKLESQTGLIIDNILSKWPEIYYDNQQISLLEPTPYLITDDNHTILIAIDPESKITGAEISNILIVMAKDNIQIVDHATGRTTKIFYNSILGNKKLLIDSSYIKNLLTEVFQKKYNIILLCILMLYPLVVLGFLIFIAFDNIIIIVTIGTLINFFTKCCSIKDICRLGAFSSAPAILIAIMIIAFNPKYLWISDYVQIWCNFIAISSLVKSEKTTV; encoded by the coding sequence ATGGCAGTTTGGAGTCTGGATTTTTATAATGATATTAGAAAAAGATATATTGGTTATGGATTTCGTTACATTACAGCAATAGTATGTTTAGGAGCAATAGCTTGGTTATTTGCTAAATTAAGCATGTTTAAGGATGTTAATGATTATTTAACCAGAAATAAATTAGAGTCACAAACAGGTTTAATAATTGATAATATACTTAGCAAGTGGCCAGAAATATATTATGATAATCAACAAATTTCATTACTTGAGCCTACGCCATATTTGATTACAGACGATAATCATACAATATTGATTGCTATTGATCCTGAGTCAAAGATAACAGGAGCTGAAATATCTAATATCTTGATTGTTATGGCTAAAGATAATATTCAAATAGTAGATCATGCAACTGGTCGTACTACTAAGATTTTTTATAATTCAATCTTAGGCAATAAAAAATTGCTAATAGATAGCTCATATATTAAAAACTTATTAACTGAAGTTTTCCAAAAAAAATATAATATAATCTTATTGTGTATTTTAATGCTGTACCCGTTAGTTGTACTAGGGTTTTTAATATTTATAGCATTTGACAACATTATAATCATAGTAACTATTGGCACTTTAATTAATTTTTTCACAAAATGTTGTTCTATTAAAGATATCTGTAGGCTTGGAGCATTTTCTTCAGCTCCAGCAATATTAATTGCTATTATGATAATTGCTTTTAATCCAAAATATTTATGGATTAGTGATTATGTACAAATATGGTGTAATTTTATTGCAATCTCAAGTCTAGTAAAATCAGAGAAAACAACTGTATGA
- the ruvX gene encoding Holliday junction resolvase RuvX, translated as MIINSIIEFLQAADIKKQILGIDFGEKKVGVAISNIEHTVAMPLQTIFATNQDRINKIQEIAVAYNIGAIVIGLPFKLDGTETSQTHRVKDFANKLANKLLLPIFLCDERLTSKAANNLLKMGNIKRKVRNAIDDRVAASIILEGTLKRMQNSKSYF; from the coding sequence ATGATTATTAATAGCATAATTGAGTTTCTTCAAGCTGCTGATATTAAAAAGCAAATTTTGGGTATAGATTTTGGTGAAAAAAAAGTTGGAGTTGCTATTTCTAATATTGAGCATACTGTTGCAATGCCATTACAAACTATATTTGCTACTAATCAGGACCGTATTAATAAAATACAAGAAATTGCTGTAGCTTATAACATTGGAGCTATAGTGATTGGTCTGCCATTTAAGCTTGATGGCACTGAAACTAGCCAAACTCATAGAGTGAAGGACTTTGCTAATAAGTTAGCTAATAAATTATTACTACCAATATTTTTATGTGATGAAAGGTTAACATCGAAGGCTGCAAATAATTTGCTTAAAATGGGAAATATCAAAAGAAAAGTCCGTAATGCCATAGATGATAGAGTTGCTGCAAGTATTATACTTGAAGGCACATTAAAACGAATGCAGAATTCTAAAAGTTATTTTTAA
- the recJ gene encoding single-stranded-DNA-specific exonuclease RecJ, giving the protein MNTVNEQSVLGNYWNKTEFDEYIIETIRQKHGVSDFLAKLLYAQNIDLEQISYFLTPTINEALPDPFHLLDMDKAVNRVIHAINQQEHICIFGDYDVDGATSSALLKNYFCELGIEPIIYIPERLTEGYGPSVSAIKRLKSAGISLIITVDCGTSAYEALAEAKAQHIDVIVIDHHLSVEQLPDAVAIINPNRLDETSKYNYLAAVGVSFLFLVALRSELRKLNYFADKPEPSLVKYLDLVALGTVCDVMALIGLNRAFVTKGLEIMAQHQNVGIKALGYLSEAEFSPDCYYLGFVLGPRINAGGRIGKSDLGSKLLSTKCQIEAYNIASELENYNSERKLIEKVMLEEAVTIAREQADNNVIVVANHKWHPGVIGIIASRLKDLFHKPIVVISLDDTLGRASCRSIKGIDIGSKIAEAKLKGLLITGGGHAMAAGFTIKRDLIGDLKNFLNQELALDMKNLTGHNIRNYAIDLSIASLNINTVHEIQKLAPFGNGNPEPIFKLTNIKLKYASQLSNKHVHCVLSEWGINAAKTTKAIAFNPRTQLFDALLSTYTKPIDLIGNIKANRWRGREEIQFVIMDLLINR; this is encoded by the coding sequence ATGAATACCGTGAATGAACAATCTGTACTTGGCAATTATTGGAATAAAACTGAGTTTGATGAGTATATCATAGAAACTATCAGGCAAAAACATGGAGTAAGTGATTTTTTAGCAAAATTATTATATGCACAAAATATTGATTTAGAGCAAATATCATACTTTTTAACTCCAACTATTAATGAAGCTTTACCTGATCCTTTTCATTTACTTGATATGGATAAGGCAGTTAATAGAGTTATTCACGCAATTAACCAGCAGGAGCATATATGCATCTTTGGAGATTATGATGTTGATGGAGCTACTTCTTCAGCTTTATTGAAAAACTATTTTTGCGAATTAGGCATAGAACCAATTATATATATACCTGAAAGACTTACTGAAGGTTATGGACCATCAGTATCAGCTATTAAAAGGCTTAAGTCTGCTGGTATTAGTTTAATTATTACAGTAGATTGTGGTACTAGTGCGTACGAAGCTTTAGCTGAAGCTAAAGCACAACATATAGATGTTATCGTTATTGATCATCATTTAAGTGTTGAGCAGTTGCCTGATGCTGTTGCAATAATAAATCCTAATCGGTTAGATGAAACAAGCAAATATAACTATCTTGCAGCAGTTGGAGTATCATTTCTATTTTTAGTAGCTCTTAGATCTGAGTTGCGTAAGCTAAATTATTTCGCTGATAAACCTGAACCAAGTTTAGTTAAATATTTAGACTTAGTAGCACTTGGTACAGTTTGTGATGTTATGGCATTAATTGGTTTAAATAGAGCGTTCGTAACTAAAGGATTAGAGATAATGGCTCAACATCAAAATGTTGGCATAAAAGCATTAGGTTATCTGAGTGAAGCAGAATTTTCTCCTGACTGTTACTATTTAGGCTTTGTTTTAGGACCTAGAATAAATGCAGGTGGCCGTATTGGAAAATCAGACCTAGGTAGTAAATTATTATCTACAAAATGTCAGATAGAGGCATACAATATTGCCTCTGAATTAGAAAATTATAATTCTGAACGAAAATTAATAGAAAAAGTTATGCTTGAAGAAGCAGTAACTATAGCTCGTGAACAAGCCGATAATAATGTAATTGTTGTTGCTAATCATAAATGGCATCCTGGAGTAATTGGTATTATTGCTAGCAGATTAAAAGATTTATTTCATAAGCCAATAGTTGTTATAAGTTTAGACGATACTTTAGGACGTGCATCATGCAGATCGATTAAGGGAATAGATATTGGCAGCAAAATTGCTGAAGCAAAGCTGAAAGGATTATTAATTACTGGCGGCGGACATGCTATGGCTGCTGGATTTACCATTAAACGCGATCTTATTGGTGATTTAAAAAATTTTTTAAATCAAGAATTAGCACTTGATATGAAAAATTTAACTGGTCATAACATTAGAAATTATGCTATAGATCTTTCAATTGCAAGTTTGAACATTAACACTGTTCATGAAATTCAAAAACTTGCTCCATTTGGTAATGGCAATCCAGAGCCAATATTTAAGCTAACTAATATTAAATTAAAATATGCAAGCCAATTGTCTAACAAACATGTTCATTGTGTTTTGTCTGAGTGGGGTATTAATGCAGCTAAAACAACTAAAGCAATTGCTTTTAACCCTAGAACTCAGCTATTTGATGCTTTGTTAAGCACTTATACTAAACCAATTGATCTAATAGGTAATATCAAGGCTAATCGTTGGCGTGGTAGAGAAGAAATACAATTTGTAATAATGGACTTGCTTATCAATAGATAA
- a CDS encoding ABC transporter ATP-binding protein: MSIIIKNLCKAFKSKIVLNKINLELKSKQSIAILGRSGSGKSVLIKTIIGLIKPDAGEIIIDGQDITKLSLSEKFKLMPSCGFLFQGSALFDSLSVEDNITFYAQRLYKLSKSEKRQLAIEKLKLVELSEDIINLYPFQLSGGMQKRVSFARTICTNPKIIFLDEPTTGLDPIMVNIINNLIIKIQQTLESTTIIITHDINSAYKIANNAAMLYQGQIIWHGKTQDLKNCNNEFVQQFIHGSTTGPIKYDS; encoded by the coding sequence ATGAGTATAATAATTAAAAATCTTTGCAAGGCGTTCAAATCGAAGATAGTACTAAATAAAATAAATCTTGAACTTAAATCCAAGCAATCTATAGCTATTTTAGGAAGATCAGGCTCAGGAAAATCTGTATTAATAAAAACAATAATTGGCTTAATTAAGCCAGATGCTGGAGAAATTATTATTGATGGTCAAGATATAACTAAATTATCTCTGAGTGAAAAATTTAAGTTAATGCCAAGTTGTGGGTTTTTATTTCAAGGCAGCGCATTATTTGATTCATTATCAGTAGAAGATAACATTACATTTTATGCTCAAAGATTGTATAAATTGTCCAAGTCAGAAAAAAGGCAATTAGCAATAGAAAAGTTGAAATTAGTTGAATTATCAGAAGATATAATAAATCTATATCCTTTTCAACTGTCAGGAGGTATGCAAAAACGCGTTTCTTTTGCAAGAACAATTTGCACTAACCCTAAAATAATTTTTTTAGATGAGCCTACTACAGGGCTAGATCCAATTATGGTTAATATAATTAATAATCTAATTATTAAAATACAACAAACTCTAGAATCAACAACTATTATTATTACTCATGACATAAATAGCGCTTATAAGATTGCTAATAATGCCGCAATGCTTTATCAAGGGCAAATAATTTGGCATGGGAAAACACAAGATCTTAAAAATTGCAATAATGAATTCGTACAACAATTTATTCATGGTAGTACCACAGGCCCCATCAAATATGATAGCTAA
- a CDS encoding MlaE family ABC transporter permease, with amino-acid sequence MNIILALKVIGQRTIKIFYNIILFQNFLFASIKGIFTLHYYFNITIQAIINIGFYSLPIVAATSLCSGAVLALQTYEGVVRSSAIHAIPMIIVTSITRELGPVIVGLIVAGRIGASIVAEIGTMRVTEQIDALFTLATDPIKYLVTPRLVATTLSLPFLVLTSDIIGIFGGYLVSVYRLNFNSYEYIQSTIHHLTSNDVISGLIKAIVFGMIIGITSCFHGYYSDKGAKGVGIATTYGVVHSSILILLSNYIMTELLLSQYI; translated from the coding sequence ATGAATATAATTTTAGCTTTAAAGGTAATTGGGCAAAGAACTATTAAAATATTTTATAATATAATTCTATTTCAAAATTTTCTCTTTGCATCAATAAAAGGAATTTTTACTCTTCATTATTATTTCAATATTACAATACAGGCAATAATTAACATTGGCTTCTATTCTCTGCCAATAGTTGCAGCAACATCACTCTGTTCTGGAGCAGTATTAGCACTACAAACATATGAGGGAGTAGTGCGTTCTTCAGCTATACATGCTATCCCCATGATAATAGTAACATCAATTACCAGAGAATTAGGACCTGTAATAGTAGGACTTATCGTAGCAGGAAGAATTGGTGCTTCTATAGTAGCAGAAATAGGCACTATGAGAGTAACAGAACAAATAGATGCATTATTTACACTAGCTACTGATCCAATAAAATATTTAGTTACTCCAAGATTAGTGGCGACAACATTGTCGTTACCATTTCTTGTACTAACTAGTGATATTATTGGAATATTTGGTGGATATCTAGTTTCAGTATATAGACTTAACTTCAATAGCTACGAGTATATTCAAAGCACAATTCATCACTTAACGTCAAACGATGTAATCTCTGGATTAATTAAAGCAATTGTATTTGGTATGATTATTGGAATAACAAGCTGCTTTCATGGATACTATTCTGATAAAGGAGCAAAAGGAGTAGGAATTGCTACTACTTATGGAGTAGTTCATTCATCTATATTAATACTATTAAGTAACTATATAATGACAGAATTATTACTTTCTCAATACATATAA
- a CDS encoding RsmE family RNA methyltransferase, producing the protein MKLKKLHRIYSSIPLSKADTIKLSREQTNYIINVLRCKNNDQIRVFNELNGEYLAIIHHTNNKQVLLQIINQTKVVEKEVDENNSPLVLAQCIIKPERMARVIDMVTQAGITNIVPIISEYSQHLKFNTEKYNKIIIESCRQSERLTIPILSSPVTLSDFLSQSNSGCILCANEQEKIQQIHHIPASILSKASILIGPEGGFSEHDQSILSKAEGLIKSISIGRNILRSETAAIYLLSQLQLLKTMYVHKGNYEDININKVFN; encoded by the coding sequence ATGAAACTTAAAAAATTACATAGAATATATAGCAGTATACCATTGAGTAAAGCTGATACTATCAAACTATCAAGAGAGCAAACTAACTACATAATCAATGTACTAAGATGTAAAAACAATGATCAAATTAGAGTATTTAATGAATTGAATGGAGAATATTTAGCTATTATTCATCATACTAACAACAAACAAGTGTTATTGCAAATTATAAATCAAACTAAAGTAGTTGAGAAAGAAGTTGATGAAAATAACTCACCTTTAGTTCTTGCTCAGTGTATTATTAAACCAGAAAGAATGGCAAGAGTAATTGATATGGTAACTCAAGCAGGAATAACAAACATAGTACCAATCATAAGCGAATATTCTCAACATCTAAAATTTAACACAGAAAAATATAATAAAATCATCATAGAATCTTGTAGACAATCAGAACGATTAACCATACCTATTCTATCATCTCCAGTAACGTTATCGGATTTTTTAAGCCAAAGTAACTCAGGGTGCATATTATGTGCTAATGAACAGGAAAAAATACAACAAATACATCATATTCCAGCATCAATACTTTCTAAAGCTTCAATTCTAATTGGGCCAGAAGGCGGTTTTTCTGAACATGATCAAAGCATATTAAGCAAAGCAGAAGGATTAATAAAATCGATAAGCATTGGAAGAAATATTTTAAGATCTGAAACTGCGGCAATATATCTGTTATCACAGTTGCAATTACTAAAAACTATGTACGTACATAAAGGCAATTACGAGGATATTAATATTAATAAAGTTTTCAATTGA